The region ATGTTGGAACTGCGCGGACAGGCCAAAGACCATCCGGTCCTAATCGGCATGCCGGAGACGGATTACCTGCATTTTGCTTTACTCCAAGTGAGATAAAAGGAGGAAAAAAAGAAGTACTCGCAGTTTTTGCGAAAAATAAAATTTAATCTGTTTTTGGAACCATATTCAGATATGGTGTATGCCGAGTAAAATCGGCACGCAAACAGGCCAAAAACAGTCGTTTTAGGCACAAAGTAAGCGGACTAATTACCCGATTATTTTGTGCCGAGTGTTTGCCGTCCTATGGGCGGCAGACCACGGCTGTTTCTTAAGGGCTACCTGTTTGCGGCTCTGGGAAAACAGCCGTTTTTGTTTTTTGGGGCCCGACAAAAGGAGTGGAAAATATGAAAAAAGGTTTTACGTTGATTGAACTACTGGTTGTTGTTTTGATTATCGGCATTTTGTCGGCAGTTGCTTTGCCGCAATACACCAAAGCAGTCACCAAAACACGCTTTGCCGAAGCAATTACTTTGCTGAAAAGCATTAAAACAGCCAAAGATGTGTGTTTTTTAGAAAAGGAGAATGAATGTTCCGAGTTATCTGAGTTAGATATAGAAGTTCCCAGTGAAACAAAGTATTTTGAATTTTTTGCTTCGGATCCTCAAAGTGGTCTTTTTGGTCCTTCTGTTGGATATAAAAATGAACAAGTTTGTATATGTTATTACGATGAAGAAAATCCTGAAAGCGGTCAAAATGCTAAATTGGTGTTGTCTCAAAATCACGAATGGTCTTGCTCGGATACTCCGGCAAGTTTTGACTATGCTAAACTATTAAATATTCCTGAAGTTTCTGAAGAAGACTGTGGTTGTTGTTAAGAAATTAAAAAGGAATGTTTTCAAACTCATTTATTTTTGTTATAATATATGAGTAATGCCGAGGTAGCTCAGTGGTAGAGCACTGGTCTGAAAAACCAGGTGTCGACAGTTCGATCCTGTCCCTCGGCATTTCTTTTTTTACTATTACCGCGCTTTTTATAAAAGCGCGGTTATTTTTTGTAATTCTTGGCTATCTTGTAAAGAAAATCTGTTTTCAGTCGGAGAATCTATATCCAATACACCCCATATTGCCCCGTCTTTAAATAAAGGCAACACGATTTCACTTTTAGAAGCACTATCACAGGCAATGTGCCCCGCAAATTGATGTACGTCAGGCACAATTAATATTTTTTGTTGAGCCACTGCTGTTCCGCAGACCCCCTTGCCTATTTCGATTTCGGTGCAGGCGGGCTTTCCTTGAAAGGGGCCTAAGCGCAGAATATCGTCATCTAATATATAAAATCCGGCCCAATTAATATCCGGCATATATTGATATAAAAGCGCCGATAAGTTGGCCATGTTGGACAAACGGCCATACTGAGGATTTAATAAAGTTTTTGCATGGGAAAATAATAAATAATAATCTGTTTTTTGCATAAAAATATTTTAACAAATCATCTTTGTTTTTTATTGCATATCTGCCTGTAAAAGACATATACTTTAAGGGAGTCCTTTTCAAGGAGGCATCTTATGCCTAGAATAGAAGTAGATGTAAACCGCTGTAAAGCCTGTTATTTATGTGTGAATGCATGCCCTAAAAAATGCTTGGGTAAATCTACCACCATCAGCAAAAAA is a window of Elusimicrobiaceae bacterium DNA encoding:
- a CDS encoding prepilin-type N-terminal cleavage/methylation domain-containing protein; translation: MKKGFTLIELLVVVLIIGILSAVALPQYTKAVTKTRFAEAITLLKSIKTAKDVCFLEKENECSELSELDIEVPSETKYFEFFASDPQSGLFGPSVGYKNEQVCICYYDEENPESGQNAKLVLSQNHEWSCSDTPASFDYAKLLNIPEVSEEDCGCC
- a CDS encoding 4Fe-4S binding protein yields the protein MPRIEVDVNRCKACYLCVNACPKKCLGKSTTISKKGYFPAEMQRPQDCIGCTMCYMMCPDVAITVIKE
- a CDS encoding GAF domain-containing protein — translated: MQKTDYYLLFSHAKTLLNPQYGRLSNMANLSALLYQYMPDINWAGFYILDDDILRLGPFQGKPACTEIEIGKGVCGTAVAQQKILIVPDVHQFAGHIACDSASKSEIVLPLFKDGAIWGVLDIDSPTENRFSLQDSQELQKITALL